CCCAAGTCAAAGAAAAAATTATCGAGCAATACGATAATCTCCCCTATCCTCATATCCCTATCGAACAAAAACCTACTTTTGACTATAACGCTTTTTTTGTTCATGACATCACCACATCCTATTATTTAGCACAACAAAAAATTATTGAGCGTCAAGATAAAATTATTCTCGATGCAGGATGTGGTAGCGGTTGGAAAACTCAAACCATCGCCAATGCTAATCCGGGGGCGAAAATTGTCGGGGTGGATATTTCTCCGAAATCTATTGAAATTGCCGAAGCGAGGTTTAAATATCACGGTATTAGTAATTGTGAATTTCATGCCATTAGTCTTGATGAAATTTCCCAGCTAAATTATCAATTCGACTACATCAACTGTGATGAGGTGATTTATTTATTACCTAATCCAGCCGAAGGTTTACAAATGTTGCAATCTGTTTTGAGTGCAAATGGTATCCTGAGAACAAATTTTCATAACTATTATCAAAGATTTCACCTGTTGAATATGCAGGAATTATTTGAAACGATGGGGTTGATGGAAGATAACCCCGATGATTTTGAGGTGGAAATAGTTAAGGAAACTTTTACTAATTTAAAAAATAATGTTGGTGCTAAGGGTTTTTGGCAAAGCGGTTTTGCCCCTTTTATAACTAATGCTGACAAGCTCAAAAGTAGTGTTTTAATGAATTATCTGCTACAGAGTGATAAGGGTTATACCATCCCCCAAGTCTTTACCATGCTGGCAGATGCCAATTTACAATTTCTATCTATGA
The nucleotide sequence above comes from Cyanobacterium sp. T60_A2020_053. Encoded proteins:
- a CDS encoding methyltransferase domain-containing protein: MNNPESLAQVKEKIIEQYDNLPYPHIPIEQKPTFDYNAFFVHDITTSYYLAQQKIIERQDKIILDAGCGSGWKTQTIANANPGAKIVGVDISPKSIEIAEARFKYHGISNCEFHAISLDEISQLNYQFDYINCDEVIYLLPNPAEGLQMLQSVLSANGILRTNFHNYYQRFHLLNMQELFETMGLMEDNPDDFEVEIVKETFTNLKNNVGAKGFWQSGFAPFITNADKLKSSVLMNYLLQSDKGYTIPQVFTMLADANLQFLSMTDWRSWNVRDLFQNKENLPDAWEMGLENISLEEELHIYELLNPIHRLIDFWCVNGDASLPPQESVMAWSFDDWLQAHVTLHPQLRNDTVKNAFIEAIKSQQSCYLNRFITLTAQGNVEIESNTASCLLSLWEGKQSFQDLVKRWQQIKPINLLTLAPVTHEEVCQDMIKTLTKLESFLYVLVEK